From the Verrucomicrobiia bacterium genome, the window TTGAAATCCTTTTTGAAATCCGCGACAAAGACCGGGCCCTGGATGATAGCATCGCTGATGGGCTTGGAGATTTCCGATTTGCCACCGCCGGAGACGGTGCACGGTTTGTGGCACAGTGTGGGTTCGGCCTGAGTGCCGACGAGACGCCAGGCGCGTCCCGGAGGCTTTTCCATTTGGACTTTGTAACCGGACGGGCGCATGTAAATTTTATCCGCCAGCAATTTGATCGAATGCTCGCCGTTTGGCCCGGGCCAGGTGACTTTTTGTTTTTGAAGATCAAAGCGCACGCCGCGCGGAACATAAATGATCTCGGGAAATTTTTTATCAATCGCGTAACCCTCCGGCTGCAAATCCATCGCCTCGCCGGATAGGGCGATCACTTCCTCGAAGGAATGGCCGCGATAATGAACATGCTTGTCGGAATCAAATTCCTCGCCGAGATCGTAACTCGCATACACCAGCGCACCGCCCGCGTGTTCCTCTTCGCAAAGGCCAAAAAGATTCGCGGCGTAACCGATCTGCGTCTTCACTTCTTTTTTGCAATAGCCGTAATAATTGTCGGCAATGACCGTGACAATGACGCCGCGTTCGTCGCGCGCCGTGAGCTTGAAAGCCGAACCGCGATTATACAGTTCATTTTCATCCTTCCAGCACATGCCGTCGCGACGCTGGCGTTCAGTGGCGTTTTCCCATGTGGGCAAACCGAGAAACTTTTTGGTGACCTTCGTGAGGTGCGGCGCGAGGACGATGCAACCCGTATGGCCGGTCCAATGCTGGACATCAAGGCCCGCGTCGTTCTCGGGCAGAAACGGATCGCCCGCGTTGCCGAAAATACTTTCGACGAAATCGAGATTGCTGACGAGATTGCCGGGCGCAAAGAAACGAATTTCCATCGTCTTCTCCTCGGTGAAACCTTCGACCGCCGGACAGACAATAGGCCGCAGCAAAAGCGAAACGAAACATTCCGCTTGTTCACGTTGGGTCGAAGTGAAAGGCAGCCGCAACAATTCACGCGGTGGCTGGAAAGCGATTTGCAACAACTTCGCGAAAGCGGTTTTCGGCACGGCGAGCTTGTCGTCGGGAATCGGCAGGCCGCCTTCAGCTACATGGAAAACTCCCTGGGTCGTGCGGCGGTCCTTGGCGGGATTGTGCAGCACGCCCTGGCGCAAACGATAGGAACTGGTGATGTCCGAAACGAATTCATCGCAATCAGGTGGCAGCGAGAGTTCGCGCGCGAGGCCGGGGCTATCGAGAACAAACGTGCGCGCCGGCCATTTGAGTTCGAGGCCGGTGTCGTAGAGATAATCGCGCAAAAAATGGTCAATGCGCCAATCCGCCGGGCAGAGATAATCCGCCAGCAGGCGCATGGTTTCTTTTTGGCGCGAGAACATCGGTCCGGCGAGACCGGGCAAACCGGAGGCGCTGCTGCCGCCAAAAGTCGGGCAGCCGGTCATCGCGAGACGGAGATTGATGCCTTCGATCAAGGCGGCGTCGGGACGGCCGACGCGATGTGAGAGAGCGGGAGAATTTTCGTTGCTATTGGTCTTCATAAGGGAAGCCGGGGTTCATTCAATGGGATGACATCCACTGCCACTTTGAGCGTGTGTTCTCCGCTGCCGAGAAGCACGCCGCGAATCGGACTGACGTCGCTGAAGTCACGGCCCCAGGCGATCGTCACGTGGCGGTTGGAAGGCAAAAGGTTGTTGGTCGGGTCCACATCTACCCAGCCCGTGCCGGGACAGAAAAATGAGATCCACGCATGCGAGGCATCAGCTCCGGCAAGGCGCGGTTTGCCGGGCGGCGGATCGGTTTCCAGATAACCGCTGACATAGCGCGCGGGAATTCCCATCGAGCGCAAACAGGCAATTTCCAAATGCGCAAAATCCTGGCAAACGCCACGGCGATTTTTTAAAACTTCATCCAGCGGCGTCGCGATGGTCGTGGCCTTGGAATCGAATTTGAATTCGCGATGAATGCGCGCCGTAAGATCCAGCACGGCTTCGAGAATGGGACATTCCTCAGTAAATGACGGTTCGGCATACGCCGCGAATTCAGGCTGGCGTTTGATGTGCGGCGAAGGATAGGTGAACTCCGCTGATTGGACCGCATCCACGCCGTTGAGGTCGCGAACTTTTTCCCAGGCTGGCGTCAGATCAGGTTCGGGCGGCGCAACCGTCGTGACATTGACGCGGCTGCGCGAAGTGATGACGAGATGGCGATGAGAACCTTCGACCGTGACGAACGCCATTTGATTGCCGAAATAATCGGCGTGGGTTTTGATCGCGGCGGGTTGCGGCTGAATAACCAGTTCGGTGGAGAGGCATTGCTGGCGCGGCAATTCGCGCGGCTGAAGGCGCAGCGTGTGGTGCGAAAGCGAAACCGAATTATTATATTCGTAAGTTGTAGTATGGGCGAGATCGTAAATCATATCGTCAACTCACACTCGCAATGGTGTGACTGAAATAATGGTGGGTGAGTTGAGAGGAGACGACGCCAAGTTCGACCTGGAAATCGGCGAGGAGCGTGTCGAGCTTTTCGGTCGCGCCGGGTTTGGCGGATTGCGCGAGGCCGGTGATGTCGGCGTCGCGCAAGAGCGCAGAAAGATTGGCGATGCGTTTTTGCTCGTTGGTTTCGTGGACGGCATTGGCCTCGCGCGGAAGCTGGGCGGCGTGTTCGCGCAGAGCCTTTAATTGAAACGCGAGCGAGCGCGGATTGCCTTCGTCCAGCAGGAGAAGTTCGAGCACCGAACTGAGTTGCACGCCAGAAAAATAGCGGCGGCGGTAGGTCATAAGGCTGTCGGAGATTTCCAAAATGGGTTCGAGCACGGCGGCGGGTTTCGCTTCGCTACCGAGCGCGGCGCGAAAAAGCTGGACGATATGCGTGGCGCGTTCGAGACGCCGGCCGAAATCGAGGAAGCGCCAGCCAAGACCGCGCGTCATATTTTCCATCTCCATGCCGCTGAAAGCGGACAGATCAACGATGATGGTGTTGAGGAGGCCGTGGGCATCCGCAAGCGGGATGCGGCGCGGGCGGGCGCGGGCATCAATGTTCAACTTGTTCAGGATGGACCAGGTATCCGAAGAAAACCGGTCGCGCACCACGGACGCAAGACTGCGAACCCGGCTGAGCGTTTGCCGCGCGCTGCCGATGCGATCCTGTTTGTAAATGAGTAACAGAATTTCGTGCTCCAGTTCCTTGAGTGCGATGCGTTCGATGAAACGGCGCGGGAGCAAATCGAGCCGCACGAGAACTTGCGCGAGTGCGTTGAGTTCGAGCGAGCCCTCGGTGCCGGATTCGTCCACCATGCGAACGAGGACGCTGCGCAACAGGCGAAGCGTGTCTTCCAGGCGTTCGGTGTAACGGCCAAGCCAATATAAATTGTCGGCCACGCGGCTGGGCAATTCAGCCGACGACGGTCCGGAGCGCACGAGTTGCCCGGAACGCGTGAGCAGTGAAACCATGTTGACGGGCCCATCGGAAATGACCCAGGTGTCTTTGCTGCCGCCGCCGCTTTGCATGCTGACGATGGGATCTTCAGCCGCGGTCGAAACACGGCTGAGTCCGCCCGGCATGACGGCGAACGAATCAGCCGTGGCCGTGACGTAAGCGCGAAGCACCAGCGGGCGCGGTTCGAGTTTGTCCTGCAACCAAACCGGCGCGGTGGAAAGCACCGCGTGTTCCTGCCCGACGAATTCGGTCGGGCGCGCGCGAATCGCGGCGATAAGTTCATCGCGTTCTTTGGAAGCCAGCTTGCCACCGAAATACGGTTCGCGCGCGAGCGAGCCGAACGCGGGTTTCACGACGATTTGATCGAGATGCTCGATGACATAATCAAGTTCCTTTTTCTGGCCGCACCACCACGTGGCGAGCGAAGGCATCAATAATTTCTCGCCGAGCAAAAGTTCGCAAAGGCCGGGCAGAAATGCCATGAACGCCGGGCTCTCGATCAGGCCGGAGCCAAGGGCGTTGGCAATGGCGACGTTGCCCGCGCGCGCCGCTTCGACGAGTCCAGCGACGCCGAGAAATGAATCGCCGCGCAGTTCGAGCGGGTCGCAAAAGGAATCGTCCACGCGGCGGAGGATGACATCCACCGGGCGCAAGCCTTCGAGCGTCTTGATGAAGACCTTGCGCTCGCGCACGGTGAGGTCGCCGCCTTCGATAAGCGTGAAGCCGAGATAACGCGCCAGGTAATCGTGCTCGAAATAAGTTTCGTTGTACGGGCCGGGTGTGAGCAGGACGACGCTGGGATTATCGCGATTGTTAGGGGCGAGGCTGCGCAAGGTATCGCGGTGGATGCGGAAAAACGAGGCGAGCCGCTGGACCTGGCAATCGCGAAATTCATCCGGCAGACTGCGCGAAAGCACGATGCGATTTTCTAGGGCGTAACCCGCGCCTGAGGGCGCTTGCGTGCGGTCGGAGATGACCCACCATTGGCCGTCGGGCGAGCGCGTCAAATCCGTGGCGTGAAGATGCAGATAACTTTGGCGCGGAATCGGTAAGCCGTGGCAGGGGCGGAGAAAATTTGGATTCGCGTAAACGAGCGCGGGCGGCAAATGGCCTTCGTGCAAAAGGCGCTGCGGGCCGTAAAGGTCGGCGAGGATGAGATTAAAAAGTTGCGAGCGCTGGATCAGGCCGGCTTCGATCTTGCTCCATTCGGCGGGCGGAATGAGCAGGGGAACCATGTCGAGTTCCCACGGGCGATCCATGCCCTGCGGATCGCCATAAACATTATAGGTGACGCCGTGCTCGCGGATGATCCGACGGGCGCTTTCCCAGCGGGCGTCGAGTTCAGCGCGGCCCAGCCGGTCGAGGGACGCGGCGAAGGTTTTCCAATGCGGGCGCAACTCGCCATTGCCGAGCGACATCTCGTCGTAAATGCCCGGCAACGCGGGATAACCCGCGAACATGCTCGGTGGCCGCTCGAGTTTTTCGCTCGGCGGCGTCTGCGACTGAGATTGAGATTGCGTTTGGGCACTCATTCGATGCGCGACTAAACGGCGCTATTGTTTGCGAGCGGGCGATGAGGTGCAACGTAAATCCAATGTGAAAGGGAACTCCGCGTTGGGCGTGGCGGCGGGAATTTTCAATTTCCCCGGCGTATGGCCGAACTTCAAAAAGCGCGCAAGCCGGCGGCTTTCAGCTTCGTAGGAATTCACCGGCAGCTTGCTATGACTGAGACCGCCGGAATGGCTGACGTGATACGTGCAACCACCGATGGAGCGTTCGTTCCAATTATCCACCAGATCAAAGGTCACTGGGGCATGGACGCCAATGGTCGGGTGGAGGCATTCGGGTGGCTGCCACGCGCGAAAGCGGACACCGGCGACATACTCGCCTTCGGTTCCCGTCGGATGCAGCGGAACGGGACGGCCATTGCAGGCCAGGCGATGGCGCGAATCAATCATGCCCTCAACCTTCACTTGCAGGCGTTCGAGCGAGGAATCCACGTAACGAACCGCGCCGCCCGCTGCGCCTTCTTCGCCAAGAACGTGCCACGGTTCGAGTGCCTGGCGGACTTCGAGATTGACGCCCTGTTGCGTGATGTCGCCATAGACGGGAAAACGAAATTCAAGATGCGGCGCGAACCATTCGGGCTTGATCGGATAGCCATTGCCTTGCAGGTCTTCAACCACGTCGCGAAAATCCTGCTCGATGAAGTGCGGCAACATAAAACGATCATGAAGTTCCGTGCCCCAGCGAACAAGGTCTTGCTCATAAGGCTTGCTCCAAAAACGCGAGATGAGAGCGCGCAATAAAAGTTGCTGCGTGAGGCTCATGCGTTCGTGCGGCGGCATTTCAAACGCGCGCAATTCGACCAGGCCCAGGCGGCCGGTGCTGGAATCGGGCGAATAAAGTTTATCTATGCAGAACTCGGCGCGATGAGTGTTGCCAGTCGGATCAACCAGCAGATGGCGGAACAGCCGGTCCACCAGCCACGGCGGACAATTCGCGGCGGCCTTGGGCAGTTGCTTGAACGCAAGTTCGAGTTCGTAAAGCGAATCGTTGCGGGCCTCGTCAATGCGCGGATGCTGACTGGTCGGGCCGATGAACAGGCCGCTAAAGAGAAACGAGAGCGACGGATGATTCTGCCAAAAACGCACGAGGCTAGCCAGGACATCGGGACGGCGCAGAATCGGACTGTCGGGCGCAGTCGGTCCGCCGATGACAATATGATTGCCGCCGCCGGTGCCGACGTGGCGGCCATCAATGAGAAATTTTTCCGTGCCGAGCCGCGACAGACGCGCTTCGTCGTAAAGCGTGGTGGTGTTGGTGACAAGTTCATCCCAGCTTGCGGCGGGATGAAGATTGACTTCGATAACGCCGGGGTCGGGCGTGACCTTGATGTTATTCAGGCGATGATCGTGCGGTGGCGCGCTGCCTTCGATGATGATGGGCAGTTTGAGTTCAGTCGCGGTTTCTTCCAGAGCGCTGATGAGGTCGAGATAATCTTCCGTGGTGCGCACCGGCGGCATGAAGATGTGCAGGCGGCCTTCGCGCGGCTCGACGCAAAGCGCGGTGCGCACGACGCCGGCGGCGGATTCCTGCGGGGTAGGCGGGCGTTCGGAGTGACTACTGGCGTCGGATATTTGGCCTCGCGTGGACGCTCGCTCTCCCACACTGGTAATGAACTGCTGAGTTACCGCCGCGCGCGTGGTTTCGCCGCGACGAGTCTGGCCGGGCACGGGTAATGGCGGAAGCTTATCGAGCGGGTCGGGCGGATGGATGTAGGGATAATCCGAGCGCGAAACCCACGGCATGGAATCGAGCGGGAGCCGCAGACCGATGGGCGAATCGCCGGGGAGCAAAAAGAGATGCTCGGGGCGCAGGAATAACGTGCCACTTTTCCAACGTGGGCGGTCGGTGAATTCGCGCGCGAGCGGGAGAATGTAGCCGGCGACTTTGTTCAGGCCTTGATTAAAAACTTTTGCGAGCCGGGCGCGTTCTTCCTTGTCGTCGAGACGTGACTTCAGCGGGTCCACGTTCGTGGGCAAACGGCGTTCGCGCCACATATAATACCAGGCATCTTCGTAGGCGGGGATGGCGTGGCGCGGCTTGATTTCGAGGACGCGCGCGAGCTGGTGGATAAAGCGCTGGGCGTCGGCCTCGGTGTGGCCGTATTTTTCGGTTTCGTTGGCGAAGAGTGAATCGTCGTGCCAGATTTTTTGGCCGTCCTTGCGCCAGTAACAACCCAGCGCCCAGCGCGGAAGCGATTCGCCGGGATACCATTTGCCCTGGCCGTAGTGTAGTAAACCGCCGGGAGCAAATTTGGTTTTGAGCCGCCGGATGAGTTCGCCGGAAAGACGGCGTTTGTTCGGGCCGACGGCGGTGAAGTTCCATTCCTCGCCGTCCATGTCATCAATGGAAATGAACGTCGGCTCGCCGCCCATCGTCAAGCGCACATCATTCTTTTTCAGGTCGGCGTCAATCTTGTGCCCAAGCGATTCGATCTCAATCCATTGTTCCTCGGTATAAGGCTTCGTGACGCGCGGCGATTCGTAGATGCGCCGCACGGACATCTCGTGGGAAAATTTGGTTTTGCATTTGTCTATCGCGCCGCTCACGGGCGCCGCGCCAGTGGGCTTGGGCGAACAGGCGAGGGGAATGTGCCCTTCCCCGGCGAAGAGTCCCGACGTGGGATCAAGACCGATCCAGCCGGCGCCAGGAAGATAAACTTCCGTCCACGCGTGCAGGTCAGTGAAATCAATTTCCGAACCGGATGGGCCGTCGAGCGATTTGACGTCGGGCTTGAGTTGAATCAGGTAGCCGGAAACGAAACGCGCAGCGAGGCCGAGTTGGCGAAGGATGTGGACGAATAGCCACGCGGAATCGCGGCAGGAACCCGAGCGGAGTTGCAAAGTCGTCTCGGGCTTTTGCACGCCCGATTCCATGCGGATGAGATACTTGATGTCGCGCCAGAGCTTTTGGTTGATCTTGACCAGGAAATCAATCGTGCGCGCTTCCGACACATCCACGGTCTGAAGATATTCCGCGAGAAAGGGCCCGGGCGTCCGCTTTTTGATGAACGGGCCGAGTTCCTTTTTTAGGGCGGGCTCATATTGAAACGGATATTTTTCAGCAGACGGTTCGAGGAAAAAATCGAACGGATTGTAAACCGCCATCTCGGCGATGAGATCAATTTCAACGAGGAATTCCGTGGCTTTATCAGGAATGGTGAGGCGCGCGAGGTAATTGCTGAAGGGGTCCTGCTGCCAGTTGAGAAAATGTTTCTCGGGAAGAATTTTTTGCGAGTAACTGAGAATGGGCGTGCGGCAATGCGGCGCGGGTCGTAGGCGGATGACGTGCGGCGAATGCGCGACCGGGCGGTCGTACAAATAATGGGTGCGATGATTAAGCGCGACGTGTATGGGCATGAGTCGGTGGCGAGATGGTTTTTGTGCGCCGTGGTATGGGACGTTGATTTTGACGCAGAGGCGCAGAGGCGCAGAGGCGCAGAGGAGGAAAGAATGGCGAGATAATGAAAGAAATGAGTTTTTCTTCATCCCATTTCTGTCCTCGCTTAATTACGAAATGAGATTTCACGAGCGCCAACAGCTTGTGATTTATACGTCTAAGCCACCTGCTGGAGTCTTCTCCCTCTCCGCCGCTTGCGGGGGAGAGGGTTGGGGAGAGGTGGTCCCGTTCACCCCATTTATGGATAAGGAGAAGATTGAGGGTTCGATTGTTTTGGGAGATTCGTGTGCATTGAGAGTTAGCAAGGTCTTCGCGCTCGGGGGCAGGGATGCTCGCGCGATTTGAGTTCATTGCACACGCTCTTTGACGGGAGTTTTGGCTTCGGGCATGCGCTTGGCGAGGAAGCGCTCGTAGATGCCGGTACTCGCGAGGTTCATGTTGGTTTGCAGCGCGTCGAGATATTCGTGGAGACCGCTGTTCATGATTTCGTCCATGTTCGCGTAGGCAAGGTCGGAGCAAATCTGGCCAAGCAATTTTTCAGCAGGCTTGCGGTACGTGCCGATGGGTGTGCCGGAAATGGCGTGGAGCGAATCGCGGGCGGTGCTGAGGCAAAAGCGAATCGCGCGCGGGAACTCGGGGTTGAGCAAAAGAAATTCGGCAATCGCCTGCGGCGAGATGCGACCGTGGCATTTGCGATACATCTCAAACGCGCTGGCCGAACGCAACACGGCGATCCATTGCACCTCGTCCAGCGGCGTGCCGACGTCCTGCACGGAGCGAAGCAGAATAAAATATTTTACGTCGAGAATGCGGGAAGTTTTATCGGCGCGCTCAAGCAGTCGCCCAAGCCGGCCAAAGTGCCAGCCTTCGCCGTGAGTCATGGTGGCATCGGTGATGCCGCTGAAAAGATGGCTCGCGAGTTTGACCTCGGAAAAAAATTCGTTGGGCGAATAAAACCCCTTGCCGCTGGTGGCGGCGGAATTAACCATCAAAAAAAATGTGTTCAGTTGCAGCCACATTTCCGACGAGATGATTTCTCGGACGGAATGCGCATTTTCCCGCGCAGCGCGAAGGCAGGAAATGATCGAATTGGGATTATCACGATCGAAAGTCAAAAACTGGATGACGTTTTCCTGCGTGGCCGCGCCTTTGTAACGCTCACCGAAAGATTCATGATCGCCGGTGATATTGACGAGCGGTTCCCATTGCTGATCCGCATTGCCGGAGTCCAGCATGAGATTCAAATTGACGTCCACAAAGCGCGCGACATTTTCCGCGCGCTCGACATAGCGGCTCATCCAGTAAATTGAATCGGCGACGCGGCTGAGCATCAGGCATTCGCTCCTGCCACCTGGGATTGGCTTTGGGTTTGAGGCTGGGGCTGAGTGTCTTTATGAGTATCGGTCTCGTGGGATATGGGACTGTCGGCCAGCACCCAGGTATCTTTGCTGCCGCCGCCCTGGGAGGAATTCACAACCAGCGAACCTTTCTTGAGCGCGACGCGAGTAAGGCCGCCCGGCAGTACGAAAATATCTTTGCCATATAATATATATGGCCGGAGATCCACATGACGGCCAGCGAGGCTGCCGTCCACCAGCGTGGGGACGCGCGAAAGCGCCAGCGTCGGCTGGGCGATGTAGTTGCGCGGATTGGCCACAATTCGCTTGGCGAATTCCGCGTGATCTTCCTTCGTTGCGTGCGGACCGATGAGCATGCCGTAACCGCCGGATTCGTTGGCGGCTTTAACGACCAGTTCGGGCAGATGTTCGAGCACGTATTTCAAATCTTTTTCCTCGGCGCAAATATAGGTGGGCACATTGGGAAGAATAATATCTTCGCCCAGATAATATTTGATGATGCGCGGGACGTAAGCGTAAACGACTTTGTCATCGGCGACGCCGGTGCCGGGGGCATTGGCGAGAGCGACGTTGCCGGATTTGTAAACACTCATCAGGCCCGGCACGCCAAGCATGGAATCCGCGCGGAACGCCTCAGGGTCAAGAAAGTCATCATCCACTCGGCGGTAGATGACATCCACGCGCTCGAAGCCGTTCGTCGTGCGCATCCAGACGTAACCTTCCGACACGACGAGGTCGCTGCCTTCGACGAGTTCCACGCCCATTTGTTGCGCGAGAAACGAATGCTCAAAGTAAGCGGAATTGAAAACGCCCGGCGTCAGCACAACCACGCGCGGAGAACTCGAGGCGTCAGGCGCGAGATATTCGAGCATGTCCCGCAGTCGAATGGGATAATTCGAGACGGGCCGAATGTGCGACGCGGCGAAGACTTGCGGAAAAAGACTTTTCATCAACCGCCGATTTTCCAATACGTAGGAAACGCCGGATGGACAGCGAAGATTGTCTTCGAGAACGTAAATATTGCCGTCGCTGTGACGAACAAGGTCCGTGCCGGTGATGTGACACCAGATGTCGCGCGGCGGATTAATGCCGACGCATTGTTCGCGAAAACCTTTGGACGACGAGATGATGTCCATGGGAACCGCGCCGTCCTTGATGATCTTGCGGTCGTGATAAAGATCGTCAATGAACAGGTTCAGCGCGCGGATGCGCTGGGTGAGGCCGCGTTCAATACGCTGCCATTCGGTGGCATCCACGATTCGCGGGACCAGGTCGAAGGGCAAAGTCTTTTCCACGCCGGCGCTTTCGCCGTAAACATTAAAAGTGATGCCGGCCTGAATCAACGCACGGTCGGCGGCAAGCTGGCGGTTGAGCAATTCGCCGGGAGGAAGTGATTCGATGTTGCGAGCAAGAGGCTTTGCGGCGGCGCGTGGTTGGCCATTCTTGCAGAACATTTCATCAAAAAAACCGCCGCAATCGTATTCGTGAAAATAATTCATCGGTGGAGGCGGGTCGCCAGAGTTTGGACACGACTCGCCCGCATCGAAGGAGAAGCGGCAAGGCGCTCAAAAAAACGCCGACACGATGTGGATTCAGCCAGGTTTAACGCTTCCGTCATAAGAGTTTCGCGAGCCAGGAACTCAAGGCCATTGAGCATTTCAAGTGCCACGGCCCGACTGACGCGATGAACATTGCCGCAAACCATCCCAGGCATGCAGTGGCGGGCATTTTCCATACCCGGGAGCATAGTCATTTCTGAAAGCGACAGCAAATAAATTGCCGGAAAGATGGTCATAAATTTGCGCCATGTTCAAAAGAAAACAGGGACAGTGCGGAATGCGGAGTGTGGAGTGCGGAATTGTCGCACTAAAATCCAGTTTGATCGTTTGGGTGCACGAAGGAGGACAGAAAATCGCGATTTTGTGCGCGATTTGCGAACCGAAAGGCAAATTGCTTTATGGAATTTTGCGAGCCGTTTTGTTTAAGCAGAGGCGTAATGGTTTAAAGATTTTGGAAATGAGGGGGTTAAAATTTTGAGTCCGCGCGACAATCTGTCGCCATCAAAATGTTTTTTGCGGGCATGGGCGTTGCTAAATAAAGCTGGCCCATTAACAAAAACCAAAAAAATATGACGACCCCAAATCAAACCGATACATCCACGGATACGGCGTCGCGTTTTCAAAACGCAACGGCGTCCACCAACAATAAAAGCAAAATCACCAGCGCGAAGTCTGCGACCGGGTCGAAAGCGGCGTCCAGCAAAGCGAAAAATTCTTCGAGCCAAACGAAGCACACGGGTTCCAAGGCAAGTGCGAAAGGTTCGAGCGCAAAATTTTCCAAAGGAGCATCCCGTTCGGGCGCTTCCAGGGGAAAGAAAAACCAGAAAGCACAAACAGAAAGATCAAATATGTCGAATCAACAGCAGCGAGGCCGAAATGGAAATCGCGGAAGCGATTACAATGACCGCTTTGAAAATCAAGACAACCGCCGGCGCGAAAGCCAATCCTCGAACTGGGGAC encodes:
- a CDS encoding transglutaminase family protein, coding for MIYDLAHTTTYEYNNSVSLSHHTLRLQPRELPRQQCLSTELVIQPQPAAIKTHADYFGNQMAFVTVEGSHRHLVITSRSRVNVTTVAPPEPDLTPAWEKVRDLNGVDAVQSAEFTYPSPHIKRQPEFAAYAEPSFTEECPILEAVLDLTARIHREFKFDSKATTIATPLDEVLKNRRGVCQDFAHLEIACLRSMGIPARYVSGYLETDPPPGKPRLAGADASHAWISFFCPGTGWVDVDPTNNLLPSNRHVTIAWGRDFSDVSPIRGVLLGSGEHTLKVAVDVIPLNEPRLPL
- a CDS encoding circularly permuted type 2 ATP-grasp protein is translated as MSAQTQSQSQSQTPPSEKLERPPSMFAGYPALPGIYDEMSLGNGELRPHWKTFAASLDRLGRAELDARWESARRIIREHGVTYNVYGDPQGMDRPWELDMVPLLIPPAEWSKIEAGLIQRSQLFNLILADLYGPQRLLHEGHLPPALVYANPNFLRPCHGLPIPRQSYLHLHATDLTRSPDGQWWVISDRTQAPSGAGYALENRIVLSRSLPDEFRDCQVQRLASFFRIHRDTLRSLAPNNRDNPSVVLLTPGPYNETYFEHDYLARYLGFTLIEGGDLTVRERKVFIKTLEGLRPVDVILRRVDDSFCDPLELRGDSFLGVAGLVEAARAGNVAIANALGSGLIESPAFMAFLPGLCELLLGEKLLMPSLATWWCGQKKELDYVIEHLDQIVVKPAFGSLAREPYFGGKLASKERDELIAAIRARPTEFVGQEHAVLSTAPVWLQDKLEPRPLVLRAYVTATADSFAVMPGGLSRVSTAAEDPIVSMQSGGGSKDTWVISDGPVNMVSLLTRSGQLVRSGPSSAELPSRVADNLYWLGRYTERLEDTLRLLRSVLVRMVDESGTEGSLELNALAQVLVRLDLLPRRFIERIALKELEHEILLLIYKQDRIGSARQTLSRVRSLASVVRDRFSSDTWSILNKLNIDARARPRRIPLADAHGLLNTIIVDLSAFSGMEMENMTRGLGWRFLDFGRRLERATHIVQLFRAALGSEAKPAAVLEPILEISDSLMTYRRRYFSGVQLSSVLELLLLDEGNPRSLAFQLKALREHAAQLPREANAVHETNEQKRIANLSALLRDADITGLAQSAKPGATEKLDTLLADFQVELGVVSSQLTHHYFSHTIASVS
- a CDS encoding transglutaminase family protein; its protein translation is MPIHVALNHRTHYLYDRPVAHSPHVIRLRPAPHCRTPILSYSQKILPEKHFLNWQQDPFSNYLARLTIPDKATEFLVEIDLIAEMAVYNPFDFFLEPSAEKYPFQYEPALKKELGPFIKKRTPGPFLAEYLQTVDVSEARTIDFLVKINQKLWRDIKYLIRMESGVQKPETTLQLRSGSCRDSAWLFVHILRQLGLAARFVSGYLIQLKPDVKSLDGPSGSEIDFTDLHAWTEVYLPGAGWIGLDPTSGLFAGEGHIPLACSPKPTGAAPVSGAIDKCKTKFSHEMSVRRIYESPRVTKPYTEEQWIEIESLGHKIDADLKKNDVRLTMGGEPTFISIDDMDGEEWNFTAVGPNKRRLSGELIRRLKTKFAPGGLLHYGQGKWYPGESLPRWALGCYWRKDGQKIWHDDSLFANETEKYGHTEADAQRFIHQLARVLEIKPRHAIPAYEDAWYYMWRERRLPTNVDPLKSRLDDKEERARLAKVFNQGLNKVAGYILPLAREFTDRPRWKSGTLFLRPEHLFLLPGDSPIGLRLPLDSMPWVSRSDYPYIHPPDPLDKLPPLPVPGQTRRGETTRAAVTQQFITSVGERASTRGQISDASSHSERPPTPQESAAGVVRTALCVEPREGRLHIFMPPVRTTEDYLDLISALEETATELKLPIIIEGSAPPHDHRLNNIKVTPDPGVIEVNLHPAASWDELVTNTTTLYDEARLSRLGTEKFLIDGRHVGTGGGNHIVIGGPTAPDSPILRRPDVLASLVRFWQNHPSLSFLFSGLFIGPTSQHPRIDEARNDSLYELELAFKQLPKAAANCPPWLVDRLFRHLLVDPTGNTHRAEFCIDKLYSPDSSTGRLGLVELRAFEMPPHERMSLTQQLLLRALISRFWSKPYEQDLVRWGTELHDRFMLPHFIEQDFRDVVEDLQGNGYPIKPEWFAPHLEFRFPVYGDITQQGVNLEVRQALEPWHVLGEEGAAGGAVRYVDSSLERLQVKVEGMIDSRHRLACNGRPVPLHPTGTEGEYVAGVRFRAWQPPECLHPTIGVHAPVTFDLVDNWNERSIGGCTYHVSHSGGLSHSKLPVNSYEAESRRLARFLKFGHTPGKLKIPAATPNAEFPFTLDLRCTSSPARKQ
- a CDS encoding alpha-E domain-containing protein, producing MLSRVADSIYWMSRYVERAENVARFVDVNLNLMLDSGNADQQWEPLVNITGDHESFGERYKGAATQENVIQFLTFDRDNPNSIISCLRAARENAHSVREIISSEMWLQLNTFFLMVNSAATSGKGFYSPNEFFSEVKLASHLFSGITDATMTHGEGWHFGRLGRLLERADKTSRILDVKYFILLRSVQDVGTPLDEVQWIAVLRSASAFEMYRKCHGRISPQAIAEFLLLNPEFPRAIRFCLSTARDSLHAISGTPIGTYRKPAEKLLGQICSDLAYANMDEIMNSGLHEYLDALQTNMNLASTGIYERFLAKRMPEAKTPVKERVQ
- a CDS encoding circularly permuted type 2 ATP-grasp protein — protein: MFCKNGQPRAAAKPLARNIESLPPGELLNRQLAADRALIQAGITFNVYGESAGVEKTLPFDLVPRIVDATEWQRIERGLTQRIRALNLFIDDLYHDRKIIKDGAVPMDIISSSKGFREQCVGINPPRDIWCHITGTDLVRHSDGNIYVLEDNLRCPSGVSYVLENRRLMKSLFPQVFAASHIRPVSNYPIRLRDMLEYLAPDASSSPRVVVLTPGVFNSAYFEHSFLAQQMGVELVEGSDLVVSEGYVWMRTTNGFERVDVIYRRVDDDFLDPEAFRADSMLGVPGLMSVYKSGNVALANAPGTGVADDKVVYAYVPRIIKYYLGEDIILPNVPTYICAEEKDLKYVLEHLPELVVKAANESGGYGMLIGPHATKEDHAEFAKRIVANPRNYIAQPTLALSRVPTLVDGSLAGRHVDLRPYILYGKDIFVLPGGLTRVALKKGSLVVNSSQGGGSKDTWVLADSPISHETDTHKDTQPQPQTQSQSQVAGANA